The Nostoc sp. 'Peltigera membranacea cyanobiont' N6 genome contains the following window.
CGGTCTTGACAATGACAGCTATCGCCTCATTTGCCGATGCTGCAACTTTTGTCAGCGCCCCATTTTGTTGTAGCAAGAAATGCAAAAACTCCCGGGTGTCAGCATCATCATCGACAATTAATATCCGTATTCCGGCGATCGCTGACGAGTTAAATTTTTTCTCTGTTTCCTCTACTTGCTCTGTCACCATACTTTCTGCCATCAGGGGCAGTGTAACAGTAAAAATTGCTCCCTGTCCAATTCCTGGACTATCTGCGGTGACAATACCACCATGCAACTCTACCAGATGGCGAACTATTGCCAATCCCAGTCCCAGCCCACCAACTTTTTTGGTTGTACTGCTATCAGCTTGACGAAAATGTTCAAATACGTGGGGTAGGAATTCCGGGGAAATACCTTGACCTGTGTCTTTAACTTGAATCAGCGCTGAATGGGAAGTCAGTTCCCTACTCAATGATAAATTGATTTCCACTGAACCATTGGCAGGAGTGAACTTGACAGCATTGGAGAGTAAATTCCCCACAACTTGCTGTAAGCGATGATGATCGCCTGATACTTTACCAACATTGGAGTCAAGCTGCATTTTTATCTGAATAGATTTGCTTTCTGCTATTAACCGGACTGTTTCTAATGCAGAATTAATTACAGATGCCAGATTAACAGTGGCAAAAGTTAAGTTCAACTTACCGCGAATAATTCGGGAGACATCCAGCAACTCATCAATTAATTGAATCTGCAATTGAGCATTTCTTTCGATGGTTTCCAAGGCCCGATTTGTGGTAACTTCATCAAATTTGCGGCTTCTGAGGAGGGATGACCAGCCGAGAATGGGGTTGAGGGGCGATCGCAATTCGTGGGAGAGAATAGCGAGAAACTCATCTTTGTTCCGATTTGCCTGTTTGAGTTCTTCTGCTTGTTGTCTAAGTGCCTTTTCTAATTGCTTCCTTGGGGTTAAGTCAAGAATAAAACAGATCCAAGATACCGGATCTTCTTCCACCAAAGCACCACCAATTAGGATCGGAATGCGCGAGCCATCTTTGCGGATGTATTCTTTTTCAAAAGGATTACATACTCCAACCGTTAAAAGTTGCTCTAGCCCTTGGCGATCGAGAGCGTGATATTCTGGTGGAGTAATTTGTTGTGTGCGTACCTTACCTGCTAATAGTTCCTCTCGCGTGTAACCCACCATTTCTAAAAAAGCCTCGTTCGCCTCAGTAATCTGGTCAAGATTGGCGAACATAATGCCAATAATATTGGAATCAACTAAGCGCCTTAACTGAGTTTCCCGCTGGCGCAAATCATTTTCTACCTGTTTGCGCTGGGTAATATCCTGAGCAGTACCCATCATTTTGATTGGCTTACCCTCAGCATCACAAAAAATACGACCTTTAGCAGCAATCCAATGAATGCTACCATCAGACCAAAGGCTGCGGTATTCAATGTCATACTCAACCTTTTCTTTAAAAGAACGAGCGATCGCTTGATTGATGCGTTGATGGTCTTCTGGATGTACGCAGTTGAGAAAAAGCTCATAGTCCATTTCGACTTCTGGGTTTAGTCCAAACAGCTGCTTACATTTCTCTGTCCAAATTAACTCGTTGGTAGTGATATTCCAAAACCACATACCCATTTCTGCGGCGGTAGTCGCTAACCGAATCCGTTCTTCACTTTCGCGCAGGTTTGTTTCAATTTGTTGGCGATCGCGTAGTGCAGCTTGCTGTTCGGTAATATCAGTACTAGCACCAACTACCCGGACTACCTGACCATTTCCATCCCGGACAGCAAACCCCTGGTCTTTCACCCACAAATAGCGGCCATCCTGGTGACGGACTCGATACTCAATGCTATAACGGTTGCCATTGGCCATACTAGCCATGAACTGGTCATTAACTCTTTCTTGGTCATCAGGGTGGATGAGTTTTTGCCACCACTCAAAGGTTGGTTCAGCTTCTTGTTGCGGGTAGCCAAAAACCTCAGTTAGACCCTGAGTTCTTTCCACAGTATTTCTTTGCATCTCCCAGTCATAGATTAGGCAATTAACCGCCGCCGCCGCTAGTTCAAACCTTTCATTACTTTGGCGCAGGGAAATTTCTGTGTGTCGTCGTTCTGTAATATCAAAAGCGATTCCCAAAAGATATTGTGGGAATCCTTCAGCAGTTCTGCTATACACAGTGTCATAGCTACAAAACCAACGCCACTCTCCATTAGCATGTCGAATCCGATATTCAAAACTGAGAACTTCGCCCTGACAAGTAGAATTAAATTTTTCAAGATAGGTAGGGAGTCGGGCCAAATCTTCAGGATGGAGAAGCTGGGTACATAACTCTTTTCCCATTGCCTGGATTTGTGCTGGTGTGTAGCCCCAACCTTGAGCAATTTCGTAATTAACGTAAGCATTTCGCTGCTCAATTAGGTCATATATATAGAGTATCCCTGGAAGAGTAGCAGCAATTTTTTTAAACAAACTTTGACTATCCCACAGTGCCGGAAATTCATTTCCATCAACTTGTTGAGTCTCTTCAGTACAGTTACAGTTTTCATCAAGTTGTGCGGGCTGAGATCCTGTAATATCCGAAAAAGTTGTGACGATCGCGTAGGGAGTGGTTCCTCCACTTTGGAATAGAGGTTGTGAAGACAATAATAGCCAGATTAGCTCACCATTGGGCTTATAAAAGCCACATCCGACATTCAAGTAAGGTTTACCTGTTTTCTGAGCAGCGATCGCCGGGTGAGTCTCACGCAGCATTGGAGAGCCATTTTCATGAATAAATTGCCACTTGAAATTGAGCAAATTTTGCCCTACAAGCTCTTCTGCGGTTAGTCCCAGAATGCGATTACCAGCTGTATTGCAAGCCTGAATAGTGCCATCAGCCAACAGAAGCATCATTCCCTCTTCTTTACAGGCTCGCAGCGAATAATCTGCTTTGTTACTAACTTGCTGGTGCAGCAGTTTCTCATTAGCCATCTGACTTTGGGACTTTTCCGCGTCTGGCATTCTATAAAGTTAAATAAATTTAAATTTAACGTAGGATTTAGCAGATCGTGTTTACATAGATTTTAGGGCAATTCTGTCAATTTTAGCCTAAATATTACTAGCTAGTGGGTATTATGACTGAAGACTTATGGTGCTACTGCGATCGCTGGTTTATTTCTTGATAAGTGGGCAGTCTATCCCTTTTTATTACTCTCATCAAATAAAAATCATCAACTTTTATTTTGATAGATTTTGAGCTTTTTCAAATCAATATCCCAGCAATACAAGCGGTGATAAAACCCGCTAACAATCCGCCAATCATCGCTCTTAAACCCATCCGAGCTAAATCATGCTGGCGATTAGGTGCTATCCCAGTAATGCCACCAATTGTAATGCCAATTGAACCTATATTTGCAAAATTACATAAGGCGTAAGTCGCAATAATTACTGCCCGTTGAGAAATTTTACCACCTTCAATTAATGCCTTCAAATCCAGAAAAGCAATAAACTCATTGAGAATTGTCTTTGTACCCAATAACGCTCCCACTTGCCGACAATCAGCCCAAGGTACGCCCATCAGCCACGCCACTGGAGCCATAACAAAAGATAAAATCCACTGTAATGACATTTGTTGTAAACCTACAAATGCCCCCAACCATCCCAGCAGTGCATTTAAAGCAGCCAATAATCCCAAAAAGGCGATAATCATCACCCCAACATTAACTGCTAGCTTCACGCCGTCAATTGCTCCGGTAGTAGCAGCATCAATTACATTTACATAATTGGTTTCTACATTTGCTTTTGCTTTTCCAACCGTTTCTGAGACTTCTGTTTCTGGATAGAGTAGTTTTGATACCACCAACGATGTAGGAGCAGTCATAAAAAAAGCAGCAATTAAGTGTTCTGCTGGTATCCCAAAGGAAAGGTATGCCCCTAGTACTCCAGCCGCAATTGTGGCAAAACCACCCGTCATCACAGCATGAAGTTCTGATTGCGTCATCTTCGCTATGTATGGTTTAACCATCAGCGCCGACTCTGTTGGCCCTAAAAAGATGTTACCTGCACAGGATAAAGATTCAGAACCCGATGTTTTCATTGTTTTCATCATTACCCACGCCATCACATTTACCACTCGCTGTAAAATGCCGTAGTAATACAAGACGCTAATGAAGGCAGAGAAAAAGATAATTGTCGGTAGCACTTGGAAGGCAAAGAAATGATCCTTAAAATTTTCTCCAAAGACAAATTTGGCACCAACATCAGAAAATGCTAAAAATTTGCCGACAAAATCTCCCAGAAATTTAAACACATTCAAACCCCAAGGAGTTTTAAGAATCACTAGTGCCAATGCAAACTCTAATCCCAAACCCCACCCCACTATCCGCCAACGCACCGCTTGACGATTAACCGAAAAGGCGTAGGATATACCGATAAAAACTAAGATTCCCAACGCAGAGATGGCGCGTTCCATATTTACTCCCAGAAAGGTATCGCTAAGGCACTTGGCCACAAAGCATACACAAAAATACGCCTTGTTTTGTGGCTTTGTAGCTAATTACTTTTTCTATGCTCTTTTTAAGAAGTCAAAACATAATCCCCATAAATAAATTTAGGGGATTTAATCAGCGTGTCGTGTCTTGTAGATGCAAAGCGGTTTCTGGGAGAGTAACAAATATTCTGACTCCTGTTAGCGGATAGCTCAGGTTTAGGCGATTATGACTCCTGAATTCTTCTTTAAGCACCCTAAAAAACAGAAATTTGGCGGGAAGTTTAATCTAAGTTCCTAAGTTGATGTTTCTGATAAAAGACCCAAGTAATTTTGCACAATCTGTAAAATGCGCTCTGCTGCATGACCATCTCCAAAGGGATTAATTGCATTTGCCATTGCTTCATAAGCATCTGAATTGCTCAGTAACTCAGCAGCATTTGCAAAAATATTCTCACTCGTAGTCCCTACAAGTTTGGCTGTACCTGCTGTAACAGCCTCTGGTCTTTCGGTGGTATCTCTCAAAACCAATACTGGTTTTCCCAAGCTGGGGGCTTCTTCTTGCAAGCCACCAGAGTCAGTGAGCAAAAGATGCGATCGCCCAATTGCTCCCACCAGTTCGCCATAATCGAGAGGTTCTGTCAAGAAAATTCGCGGATGATTCCCTAAAAGCTCTTGTAATGGGACTCGCACTGTCGGATTGCGGTGTAATGGTAAAAGTATTG
Protein-coding sequences here:
- a CDS encoding PAS domain-containing protein, which encodes MANEKLLHQQVSNKADYSLRACKEEGMMLLLADGTIQACNTAGNRILGLTAEELVGQNLLNFKWQFIHENGSPMLRETHPAIAAQKTGKPYLNVGCGFYKPNGELIWLLLSSQPLFQSGGTTPYAIVTTFSDITGSQPAQLDENCNCTEETQQVDGNEFPALWDSQSLFKKIAATLPGILYIYDLIEQRNAYVNYEIAQGWGYTPAQIQAMGKELCTQLLHPEDLARLPTYLEKFNSTCQGEVLSFEYRIRHANGEWRWFCSYDTVYSRTAEGFPQYLLGIAFDITERRHTEISLRQSNERFELAAAAVNCLIYDWEMQRNTVERTQGLTEVFGYPQQEAEPTFEWWQKLIHPDDQERVNDQFMASMANGNRYSIEYRVRHQDGRYLWVKDQGFAVRDGNGQVVRVVGASTDITEQQAALRDRQQIETNLRESEERIRLATTAAEMGMWFWNITTNELIWTEKCKQLFGLNPEVEMDYELFLNCVHPEDHQRINQAIARSFKEKVEYDIEYRSLWSDGSIHWIAAKGRIFCDAEGKPIKMMGTAQDITQRKQVENDLRQRETQLRRLVDSNIIGIMFANLDQITEANEAFLEMVGYTREELLAGKVRTQQITPPEYHALDRQGLEQLLTVGVCNPFEKEYIRKDGSRIPILIGGALVEEDPVSWICFILDLTPRKQLEKALRQQAEELKQANRNKDEFLAILSHELRSPLNPILGWSSLLRSRKFDEVTTNRALETIERNAQLQIQLIDELLDVSRIIRGKLNLTFATVNLASVINSALETVRLIAESKSIQIKMQLDSNVGKVSGDHHRLQQVVGNLLSNAVKFTPANGSVEINLSLSRELTSHSALIQVKDTGQGISPEFLPHVFEHFRQADSSTTKKVGGLGLGLAIVRHLVELHGGIVTADSPGIGQGAIFTVTLPLMAESMVTEQVEETEKKFNSSAIAGIRILIVDDDADTREFLHFLLQQNGALTKVAASANEAIAVIVKTVPDLLISDLGMPEIDGYNLIKLLRAMPKEKGGKIPAIALTAYAGESDRERVLAAGFQKHIAKPVKPTELLTSIADLLKQR
- a CDS encoding NupC/NupG family nucleoside CNT transporter, giving the protein MERAISALGILVFIGISYAFSVNRQAVRWRIVGWGLGLEFALALVILKTPWGLNVFKFLGDFVGKFLAFSDVGAKFVFGENFKDHFFAFQVLPTIIFFSAFISVLYYYGILQRVVNVMAWVMMKTMKTSGSESLSCAGNIFLGPTESALMVKPYIAKMTQSELHAVMTGGFATIAAGVLGAYLSFGIPAEHLIAAFFMTAPTSLVVSKLLYPETEVSETVGKAKANVETNYVNVIDAATTGAIDGVKLAVNVGVMIIAFLGLLAALNALLGWLGAFVGLQQMSLQWILSFVMAPVAWLMGVPWADCRQVGALLGTKTILNEFIAFLDLKALIEGGKISQRAVIIATYALCNFANIGSIGITIGGITGIAPNRQHDLARMGLRAMIGGLLAGFITACIAGILI